A region of Chitinophaga horti DNA encodes the following proteins:
- a CDS encoding DUF763 domain-containing protein, which produces MKRSGHADMPLHYGHVPKWLAERMTALGGAIVEAIVMDYGKSAVLQRLSDPCWFQALGCVMGMDWHSSGITTSVMGALKRAVNPMSGALGIHICGGRGTHSRKTPEELLQLGDRTGIDARAMVHHSRLAAKVDNTAIQDGFQLYLHNFIVTNEGEWAVVQQGMNEQSRMARRYHWHAPKVTSFVDAPHAGIYGPNQGMILNLVHEQADVTRNSILQMVQQETAQILPAYKELVMPNHHEVRQKDVQLRRLGAVLALAYDRQPGDFESLLLLEGVGPRTLQSLTLVSEVIHGTPSRFTDPARFSFAHGGKDGHPFPVPTKVYDETIGILKGAIYKAKIGNRDKNEAIRQLSDFAATLEKDFTPNDQFDQWVQHERDTSYLHGGRTVMGKAKPPKAPKPDSGQLSLF; this is translated from the coding sequence ATGAAGAGATCGGGACATGCAGATATGCCGCTCCATTACGGCCATGTACCTAAATGGCTGGCAGAGCGGATGACGGCTTTGGGCGGCGCCATCGTGGAAGCGATCGTGATGGATTATGGCAAATCGGCCGTACTGCAACGACTCAGTGATCCCTGCTGGTTCCAGGCCCTGGGGTGCGTGATGGGGATGGACTGGCATTCTTCCGGCATCACTACGTCAGTCATGGGGGCCTTAAAACGAGCTGTTAACCCGATGTCCGGCGCTTTAGGTATCCATATTTGCGGCGGCCGTGGCACGCATTCCCGCAAAACACCAGAGGAGTTGTTGCAACTGGGCGACCGTACCGGCATCGATGCCAGGGCGATGGTACATCATAGCCGACTGGCCGCTAAGGTAGATAACACCGCCATCCAGGATGGCTTCCAACTGTACCTGCATAATTTTATCGTGACGAATGAGGGCGAATGGGCAGTGGTGCAGCAAGGGATGAATGAGCAATCGCGTATGGCGAGGCGCTATCACTGGCATGCGCCAAAGGTTACTTCTTTTGTGGATGCACCCCATGCGGGCATTTACGGCCCTAACCAGGGTATGATCCTGAACCTGGTGCACGAACAGGCCGATGTGACGCGCAACAGCATCCTGCAGATGGTGCAACAGGAAACCGCGCAAATCCTGCCTGCCTATAAAGAACTGGTGATGCCTAATCACCATGAAGTGCGGCAAAAAGATGTGCAGTTGAGGCGCCTCGGTGCGGTGTTGGCACTGGCGTACGACAGGCAGCCCGGCGACTTCGAATCATTGTTGTTATTGGAAGGTGTGGGGCCGCGTACATTACAGTCGTTAACCCTGGTGAGTGAAGTGATCCACGGCACGCCTTCCCGGTTTACAGACCCCGCCCGCTTTTCGTTCGCGCATGGGGGTAAGGACGGGCATCCGTTCCCGGTACCAACAAAGGTGTACGATGAGACGATCGGTATTCTCAAGGGTGCGATCTACAAAGCCAAAATTGGTAACCGCGATAAGAACGAGGCCATCCGCCAATTGTCGGACTTCGCGGCCACGCTGGAAAAGGATTTTACCCCGAACGACCAGTTTGACCAATGGGTACAACATGAGCGGGATACGTCGTACCTGCATGGCGGCCGTACGGTAATGGGGAAGGCGAAGCCGCCTAAAGCACCGAAGCCGGACAGTGGGCAGTTGTCTTTGTTCTGA
- the murI gene encoding glutamate racemase, translating into MHKPGPIGVFDSGYGGLTVMKELVKELPQYDYIYLGDNARAPYGTRSFDTVYHYTLECVQHLFDMGCRLVVLACNTASAKALRSIQQNDLPRIDADRRVLGVIRPTTEIVGEYTKSRQVGVMGTAGTIASESYPIEIEKFFPDITVYQQACPMWVPLVENNEWNDQGADYFVRKYIGQLLSRSPEIDTIVLGCTHYPLLINKIKRFVPEGMTILSQGSIVAHSLSDYLQRHPEMEAVCSKGGQRTFYTTDAPEGFDRQASIFFEAPVASKHLAL; encoded by the coding sequence ATGCATAAACCAGGACCGATAGGCGTTTTTGATTCAGGATATGGCGGATTAACCGTGATGAAAGAGCTGGTGAAGGAACTGCCGCAGTACGATTACATTTATCTGGGCGACAATGCCCGCGCACCTTACGGCACGCGTTCGTTCGATACCGTTTACCACTACACGCTCGAATGTGTACAACACCTGTTCGACATGGGCTGCCGCTTAGTGGTACTCGCCTGCAACACTGCCTCTGCCAAAGCCCTGCGCAGCATCCAGCAAAACGATCTTCCACGTATCGATGCGGACCGGCGGGTGTTAGGTGTGATACGTCCGACTACCGAAATAGTGGGCGAGTACACGAAGAGCCGCCAGGTGGGCGTGATGGGCACCGCAGGTACTATTGCGTCCGAATCCTACCCGATAGAAATAGAAAAGTTCTTTCCTGATATTACCGTTTACCAGCAGGCCTGCCCTATGTGGGTGCCCCTGGTGGAAAACAACGAGTGGAACGACCAGGGCGCCGACTACTTCGTTCGCAAGTACATCGGCCAGCTGCTCTCCCGCTCTCCCGAAATCGACACTATTGTACTCGGTTGCACGCACTATCCTTTATTGATCAACAAGATCAAAAGGTTTGTACCCGAAGGCATGACGATCCTGTCACAAGGCAGCATTGTGGCCCACAGTTTGTCTGATTACCTGCAACGGCATCCTGAAATGGAAGCCGTTTGCAGTAAAGGTGGCCAACGCACATTTTATACTACCGATGCGCCGGAAGGGTTCGACAGACAGGCCTCTATCTTTTTTGAAGCCCCTGTTGCCTCGAAACACCTGGCGTTGTGA
- a CDS encoding ferritin, producing the protein MLSKTLQEALNKQLALEAASSQAYLAMHSWADIQPGLQGVADFFDKQSEEERVHMLKLLKYINERGGFAVVPALEQPIITFQSLKRVFEEFLRHELQVSESINDLVDMALKEKDYATYNFLQWYVSEQIEEERLARTLNDKLELIGEDKSGLYLFDRDIMFYRNQQSGTGGKGH; encoded by the coding sequence ATGCTTAGCAAAACGTTACAAGAAGCACTGAACAAGCAGCTGGCGCTGGAAGCCGCCTCTTCGCAGGCATATCTCGCAATGCACTCATGGGCCGATATACAACCAGGTTTGCAGGGCGTTGCCGACTTTTTCGATAAACAATCGGAAGAAGAGCGCGTACATATGCTGAAACTGTTGAAATACATCAACGAACGTGGCGGATTTGCCGTGGTGCCTGCCCTGGAGCAGCCCATTATCACCTTCCAGTCGCTGAAACGCGTATTCGAAGAGTTCCTGCGGCACGAACTGCAGGTGTCTGAAAGCATCAACGACCTGGTAGACATGGCGCTGAAAGAGAAAGATTATGCTACTTACAATTTCCTGCAATGGTACGTATCCGAGCAGATCGAAGAAGAAAGGCTGGCACGTACGCTCAACGACAAACTGGAACTGATCGGCGAAGACAAGAGTGGCCTTTACCTGTTTGACCGTGACATTATGTTCTACCGCAACCAACAAAGTGGTACCGGCGGCAAAGGACACTAA
- a CDS encoding FAD-binding and (Fe-S)-binding domain-containing protein, producing the protein MMKREKLRELASQLDGTFYDDLTTRTLYATDASAYREMPLAVAIPENIKDLKKLIAFAKSEKTSLIPRTAGTSLAGQVVGNGIIVDVSRRFTNILELNKEEHWVRVQPGVIRDELNMFLKPHGLYFGPETSTANRAMIGGMVGNNSCGSNSVVYGSTREHLLEVKALLSDGSEVHFKDMSIDEFHAKCEAPDSLETTVYRQVRSLLSDYHNQEEIRREFPRKSILRRNTGYAVDMLLETAPFTLGGEAFNFCKLIAGSEGTLAFITEIKLNVSPIPPKETGLMCVHFNTIDESLRANIIAMKFKPSASELIDHFILECTKDNIEQRKNRFFVKGDPGAILVVEFCRNTREEIEAIAGQMQQAMEAAGLGYHFPLLFGEDTKKIWTLRKAGLGLLSNLPGDEKAVPVIEDTAVDVEDLPAYIAEFNEILKKYGLYSVHYAHAGSGEIHLRPIINLKTSEGNMLFRKIAEEIATLVKKYQGSLSGEHGDGRLRGEFIRQMVGEKNYQLMRQLKYTWDPDNIFNPFKIVDTPPMNSMLRYEPDKPAPTLKTIFHFPDQTVLQHAEQCNGSGDCRKTQLSGGTMCPSYMATRDEKDTTRARANILREFLTNSPKENKFDHKEIYEVLDLCLACKGCKSECPSNVDMAKLKMEFLQHYHDANGLPFRNRLIGNYAMMNNLAAIAPGVYNWMVNTKATSNLIKRISGFAVDRSMPTLQSTTWRKWFANNKPSLGQHGGGKQTVYLFCDEFTNFNDTHIGIKAVELLRKLGYTVVMTEHPESARAYMSKGMLRKARTIAEKNVRLFKDIISNDIPLLGVEPSAILSFRDEYPDLVGESLRADAKQLARNVYMVDEFLSMAAEQGHIHKDQFSREPRKIKLHGHCQQKALSSVLHSKKILSLPENYSVEIIPSGCCGMAGSFGYEKEHYDLSMQIGEMVLFPAVRNAGDDTLIAAPGTSCRHQIKDGTGKHALHPVEILHAALA; encoded by the coding sequence ATGATGAAGCGTGAAAAACTGCGGGAACTGGCCAGCCAGCTGGACGGCACCTTTTACGACGACCTTACCACGAGAACGCTCTATGCCACGGACGCCTCCGCCTACCGTGAAATGCCCCTCGCCGTCGCTATTCCCGAGAATATCAAGGACTTAAAAAAGCTGATCGCCTTTGCCAAATCGGAAAAAACTTCGCTGATACCCCGTACCGCAGGCACCTCCCTGGCCGGACAGGTAGTAGGTAACGGCATCATCGTGGACGTTTCGCGGCGCTTTACCAATATACTCGAACTAAATAAAGAGGAACATTGGGTACGCGTACAGCCCGGCGTTATCCGCGACGAGCTCAACATGTTCCTGAAGCCGCACGGCCTCTACTTTGGACCTGAAACCTCCACCGCCAACAGGGCGATGATTGGCGGTATGGTGGGAAACAATTCCTGCGGCTCCAACTCTGTAGTATATGGCAGCACCCGCGAACACCTGCTGGAGGTAAAAGCCTTGCTGAGCGACGGTTCCGAAGTACATTTCAAAGATATGTCGATCGACGAGTTTCACGCCAAATGTGAAGCGCCCGATTCACTGGAAACCACCGTTTACAGGCAGGTGCGCAGCCTGCTGAGCGATTATCATAACCAGGAAGAGATCCGCCGCGAGTTTCCCCGCAAAAGCATTTTGAGAAGAAACACGGGCTATGCGGTGGATATGCTGCTGGAAACGGCGCCTTTCACTTTAGGTGGAGAAGCATTTAACTTCTGTAAACTGATCGCCGGCTCCGAGGGAACGCTGGCCTTTATCACCGAAATAAAACTGAACGTATCGCCCATCCCGCCGAAAGAAACAGGCCTGATGTGCGTGCATTTCAATACGATCGACGAATCATTGCGGGCGAACATCATTGCGATGAAGTTCAAACCCAGCGCCAGTGAGCTGATCGACCACTTCATCCTGGAATGTACCAAGGATAACATCGAACAACGTAAGAACCGCTTCTTTGTAAAAGGAGATCCCGGCGCCATTCTCGTAGTGGAGTTTTGCCGCAACACCCGTGAAGAGATCGAAGCGATCGCGGGACAAATGCAGCAAGCCATGGAAGCGGCCGGCCTTGGCTACCACTTCCCGCTCCTGTTCGGCGAAGACACGAAAAAGATATGGACGCTGCGCAAAGCGGGCCTGGGCTTGCTCAGTAACCTGCCCGGCGACGAAAAGGCGGTACCGGTAATTGAAGATACGGCAGTAGACGTAGAAGATCTGCCAGCGTACATCGCAGAATTTAACGAGATATTGAAGAAATACGGTCTGTACTCTGTTCACTATGCGCATGCGGGCAGCGGCGAGATTCACCTTCGACCGATCATCAACCTCAAAACTTCCGAAGGTAATATGTTATTCCGCAAAATCGCGGAGGAGATAGCTACCCTCGTAAAAAAATACCAGGGCTCCCTGAGTGGTGAACACGGCGACGGCCGCCTGCGTGGTGAGTTCATCCGTCAGATGGTAGGCGAAAAGAACTACCAGCTGATGCGCCAGCTCAAATACACCTGGGACCCGGACAACATCTTTAATCCATTTAAGATCGTTGACACGCCGCCGATGAACAGCATGTTACGATACGAGCCCGACAAGCCCGCACCGACGCTCAAAACGATCTTCCACTTCCCGGACCAGACCGTTTTGCAGCATGCGGAACAATGTAACGGTTCCGGCGATTGCCGTAAAACGCAGTTGAGCGGCGGTACTATGTGCCCAAGCTATATGGCTACGCGCGATGAGAAAGATACCACCCGCGCCAGGGCCAACATCCTGCGCGAATTCCTTACCAATTCTCCGAAAGAGAACAAGTTCGATCATAAAGAGATTTACGAGGTACTGGACCTCTGCCTGGCCTGTAAAGGTTGTAAGTCGGAGTGCCCGTCGAACGTGGATATGGCGAAGCTGAAAATGGAGTTCCTGCAGCATTACCACGATGCAAACGGCCTCCCCTTCCGCAACCGTCTTATCGGCAACTATGCCATGATGAACAACCTGGCGGCCATTGCCCCGGGCGTGTACAACTGGATGGTGAACACCAAAGCCACCAGCAACCTGATCAAACGCATCTCCGGTTTTGCGGTGGACCGCTCCATGCCTACACTGCAAAGCACCACCTGGCGTAAGTGGTTTGCCAATAATAAACCTTCACTGGGTCAGCATGGTGGCGGCAAACAAACCGTTTACCTGTTCTGCGACGAGTTCACGAACTTTAACGATACACATATCGGTATTAAAGCGGTGGAGCTGCTGCGTAAACTGGGCTACACCGTCGTGATGACCGAACACCCGGAAAGCGCGCGTGCTTACATGTCGAAAGGCATGTTGCGCAAAGCCCGCACGATCGCCGAAAAGAACGTACGATTGTTTAAAGACATCATTTCGAACGACATACCACTGTTAGGCGTAGAACCTTCTGCCATCCTCAGCTTCCGCGATGAGTACCCGGACCTGGTGGGCGAATCGCTGCGGGCCGATGCAAAACAACTGGCCCGTAACGTGTATATGGTAGACGAATTTCTTTCTATGGCGGCGGAACAGGGGCATATTCATAAAGACCAGTTCTCCCGCGAGCCGCGTAAGATCAAACTGCACGGGCACTGCCAGCAGAAGGCGTTATCGTCCGTCTTACACAGCAAAAAAATACTCTCCCTGCCGGAAAACTATTCGGTGGAAATCATTCCTTCCGGCTGCTGCGGTATGGCGGGATCGTTTGGTTATGAAAAGGAACATTATGATCTGTCGATGCAGATCGGTGAGATGGTGTTGTTCCCTGCAGTACGTAACGCCGGCGACGACACGCTGATCGCCGCACCGGGAACGAGCTGCCGGCATCAGATCAAGGACGGCACGGGTAAACATGCGTTGCATCCTGTAGAGATATTACATGCTGCCTTAGCCTAA
- a CDS encoding DUF72 domain-containing protein, whose amino-acid sequence MDFGRVDETLLDEIDFKLAAEPLFNKQALKGKPVKKPEVYLGCAKWGRKEWIGKIYPKGTKEKDFLQQYVHHYNSIELNATHYKTYSPADIRKWGEKADGKHFKFCPKVPQSISHYSQLVNTDVQTTAFLEGVMAFGDQLGPIFLQVSDKYSPNRKDNLFKYLDSLPKDLSFYLEVRHPDWYEPAVSKELFGTLRELKVGAVITDTAGRRDCCHMHLPTTGAFIRYVGNSLHPTDYTRIDDWINRIKFWLDNGLKELYFFMHMHDEAYSPELTVYMVDKLNAACGLNLQKPQFVSGNTLF is encoded by the coding sequence ATGGATTTCGGACGCGTAGATGAAACCCTCCTCGATGAGATAGACTTCAAACTTGCTGCAGAACCACTGTTCAACAAGCAGGCGCTGAAAGGCAAACCGGTTAAGAAACCGGAGGTATACCTGGGCTGCGCCAAGTGGGGTCGTAAGGAATGGATCGGTAAGATCTATCCCAAAGGCACGAAGGAGAAGGACTTCCTGCAACAGTACGTGCATCACTATAATAGCATTGAGCTGAACGCGACGCACTATAAAACCTACTCCCCCGCCGATATTCGTAAATGGGGTGAAAAGGCCGACGGTAAACATTTTAAGTTCTGCCCGAAGGTGCCGCAATCCATCAGTCACTACAGCCAACTGGTAAATACCGACGTACAAACGACAGCTTTCCTGGAAGGCGTAATGGCGTTCGGCGACCAACTGGGACCGATCTTTTTGCAGGTGAGCGATAAGTACAGCCCGAACCGTAAAGACAATCTCTTTAAATACCTCGATTCTCTTCCAAAGGACCTCTCGTTCTACCTGGAAGTTCGCCACCCGGACTGGTACGAGCCGGCGGTAAGCAAAGAGCTGTTTGGAACATTGCGCGAACTGAAAGTAGGCGCGGTGATTACCGACACGGCCGGCCGCCGCGATTGTTGTCACATGCACCTGCCCACCACCGGTGCGTTCATCCGCTATGTAGGCAACAGCCTGCACCCTACGGACTATACACGCATCGACGACTGGATCAACCGCATTAAGTTTTGGCTGGACAATGGCCTGAAGGAGCTGTACTTCTTCATGCACATGCACGACGAAGCTTACTCCCCGGAGCTTACCGTGTATATGGTCGACAAGCTGAACGCCGCCTGTGGGCTTAACTTACAGAAACCACAATTTGTATCCGGCAACACATTATTTTAA
- a CDS encoding KilA-N domain-containing protein: MAKKRAITVQDSVINIVRHREEDFLSLTDMVRNLPNSHIIIGNWLRRKDTIEFLGLWEQLYNADFKLIDFEEFKIEAGTNRFTLSPQQWIGKTNAQGLLSKSGRYGGTFAHKDIAFEFAAWINPGFKLYLIKEFQRLKEVEGRERHAEWDLRRALAATNYRIHTDAVKDKLIPWAEVPQKNDVFIYAEEADLINLALFGLTAKQWKEQHPEEAARRLTIRDSADTFQLIVLSNLESLNAILIHKDFSKKERYEMMREAAITQLTSLRKTSALQKL; the protein is encoded by the coding sequence ATGGCAAAGAAAAGAGCGATCACCGTGCAGGATAGCGTGATCAATATTGTCCGTCACCGCGAGGAAGATTTTTTATCGTTGACGGATATGGTGCGAAACCTTCCGAACAGCCACATCATAATCGGCAACTGGCTTCGGCGGAAAGACACCATCGAGTTCCTGGGTTTGTGGGAACAACTTTACAATGCCGATTTTAAACTAATCGATTTCGAGGAGTTTAAAATCGAAGCTGGCACCAATAGGTTCACATTATCGCCGCAGCAATGGATCGGCAAGACTAATGCTCAAGGCCTCCTGTCCAAATCTGGCCGCTACGGCGGCACGTTCGCGCATAAGGACATCGCCTTTGAGTTCGCCGCCTGGATTAACCCTGGGTTCAAACTGTACCTTATCAAGGAATTTCAGCGACTAAAAGAGGTGGAGGGCCGCGAGCGGCATGCGGAGTGGGACCTGCGGCGTGCCTTGGCGGCCACCAACTACCGCATCCACACAGACGCAGTAAAGGATAAACTCATTCCCTGGGCAGAGGTGCCGCAAAAGAACGACGTATTCATTTACGCAGAAGAAGCTGACCTCATCAACCTGGCCTTGTTCGGCCTCACCGCCAAACAATGGAAGGAACAGCATCCAGAAGAAGCCGCCCGCCGGCTCACCATACGCGATAGTGCCGATACATTTCAGCTGATCGTTTTATCCAACCTGGAAAGTCTTAACGCCATTCTCATCCACAAAGACTTCAGTAAAAAAGAGCGATATGAGATGATGCGCGAGGCCGCTATCACGCAACTAACATCTTTGCGAAAAACATCCGCGCTGCAAAAGCTGTAA